In Gammaproteobacteria bacterium, one DNA window encodes the following:
- a CDS encoding cysteine hydrolase produces MCNNHKHQHHGDHTNSEEEHPRRRFLKASAAATASIAAVGLAGSAYAASDDPYAPPDKPGLPPSDMKLDIPRTALVVTDPQVDFLSPKGVTWGVVGASVTQHNTVENIGRLFAAAKKADITVTISPHYYYPTDKGWRFEGALEKLMHKTGMFNRRSAYNMEGFTNSGADFMPQYKKYIFDGKTIITSPHKVYGPEANDLVLQLRKNRVDQVILAGMSANLCVESHLRELLEQGFEVAVVKDATAAAKVPEGDGYLAAIINFRFIANAVWTTDEAVKRMGAV; encoded by the coding sequence ATGTGTAACAATCACAAGCATCAACACCATGGGGATCACACGAACTCAGAGGAGGAGCATCCTCGCCGCCGCTTTCTCAAAGCAAGCGCGGCGGCCACCGCATCGATCGCAGCAGTGGGATTAGCCGGATCGGCTTATGCCGCCTCCGATGATCCTTACGCGCCGCCTGATAAGCCCGGCCTGCCGCCCTCGGATATGAAACTGGACATACCAAGAACCGCTCTAGTGGTCACCGATCCGCAGGTAGATTTCCTGAGTCCCAAAGGAGTGACCTGGGGCGTCGTGGGTGCGAGCGTCACCCAGCACAATACTGTTGAGAATATCGGTCGTCTGTTCGCGGCGGCGAAGAAGGCCGACATCACGGTCACCATCTCGCCTCATTATTACTATCCGACCGATAAGGGTTGGCGCTTTGAGGGCGCGCTGGAGAAGCTCATGCACAAGACCGGCATGTTTAACCGACGCAGTGCCTACAACATGGAAGGTTTTACTAACTCAGGCGCGGACTTCATGCCGCAGTACAAGAAGTACATCTTCGATGGCAAAACCATCATAACCTCGCCGCACAAGGTCTATGGGCCCGAGGCCAATGACCTGGTGTTGCAGCTTCGCAAGAACCGCGTCGATCAGGTCATCTTGGCAGGTATGTCCGCGAATCTCTGCGTGGAATCCCACCTACGCGAATTGCTCGAGCAAGGCTTCGAAGTAGCTGTCGTCAAAGACGCCACCGCCGCTGCCAAGGTCCCGGAAGGGGACGGCTATCTCGCCGCCATCATCAACTTCCGCTTTATCGCCAATGCCGTGTGGACCACCGATGAGGCGGTGAAACGGATGGGGGCGGTTTAA
- a CDS encoding OsmC family protein codes for MSKYVTGMDLEKLEAFRSALKESPIILGLAARGIWEGHSGRSTVHIGPYELGGERIDRETRHYTIPYGAWREVEEAVGFEGPTDRAEPVEMALGAIAACLCNSIALNAPRNGIKLEGLEINVRTEIDPSVLFEVKGPESHTSCMPKIVSEVKVKGDISDDQLDTIKRLISYSPVHGMIEYANTVESRVTRA; via the coding sequence ATGAGCAAATACGTAACGGGTATGGATCTGGAGAAGCTGGAGGCTTTCCGTTCCGCATTAAAAGAGTCCCCGATTATTCTCGGGCTTGCAGCCCGGGGCATATGGGAAGGCCATTCCGGGCGCAGTACCGTCCACATAGGGCCCTATGAACTCGGCGGTGAACGTATCGACCGCGAGACTCGTCATTACACGATTCCCTATGGCGCCTGGCGCGAGGTCGAGGAGGCCGTTGGTTTCGAGGGGCCGACGGATCGTGCCGAGCCGGTGGAGATGGCATTGGGTGCGATCGCTGCGTGTCTGTGCAACAGCATCGCGCTTAATGCCCCGCGTAACGGCATCAAACTGGAGGGGCTGGAAATCAATGTCCGCACCGAAATCGACCCCAGTGTGTTGTTCGAAGTCAAAGGACCGGAATCGCACACATCGTGCATGCCCAAGATTGTCTCCGAGGTTAAGGTCAAGGGTGACATTTCCGACGATCAGCTAGACACGATCAAGCGACTGATAAGCTATTCGCCGGTGCATGGCATGATCGAGTACGCCAATACGGTGGAATCTAGGGTAACCCGGGCCTGA
- a CDS encoding EthD family reductase, which yields MSVRRVAGDGQTTSIMVKVLLLFGKPVDRAGFDHYFEQTHRPLLAQLPDLKVLRINHVAGAVTGESPFYLIVELEFSSEKMMRNGLNSELGQTMAQDFSNFASGGVTVLLCHSQVTSLT from the coding sequence GTGTCTGTCCGCCGTGTTGCGGGCGACGGACAGACCACCTCAATCATGGTTAAGGTATTGTTGCTGTTCGGCAAGCCAGTGGATCGGGCGGGGTTCGATCACTATTTCGAGCAAACACACCGCCCGCTGCTTGCCCAGCTTCCTGATCTAAAGGTGCTCCGAATCAACCACGTAGCCGGTGCAGTAACAGGAGAATCCCCTTTTTACCTTATCGTGGAGCTTGAGTTCAGCAGTGAAAAGATGATGAGAAATGGACTCAACTCAGAGTTAGGCCAAACCATGGCACAGGACTTCAGCAACTTTGCCTCAGGTGGCGTCACTGTTTTGCTTTGCCACTCACAAGTCACTTCACTCACTTAG